A window of Pseudomonas guangdongensis contains these coding sequences:
- a CDS encoding PhoH family protein, with product MNAPLEHHRFTLEPFEARRFANLCGQFDEHLRLIEQRLQLEIRNRGNQFELVGDAQRSQTAERLLRRLYRETHTGTDLTPEIVHLFLQESGLEDIASPGHGPLVTLKTRKVHITPRGTNQQRYVKAILDNDINFGIGPAGTGKTYLAVACAVDALEREQVRRILLVRPAVEAGEKLGFLPGDLAQKIDPYLRPLYDALYEMMGFEQVAKLIEKQVIEIAPLAYMRGRTLNNSFIILDESQNTTLEQMKMFLTRIGFGSTAVITGDVTQVDLPRGTKSGLAHVVEVLRDVPGISFTHFKAKDVVRHPLVQRIVEAYDRHEQRLQGKDGKTAASVEDSRHAG from the coding sequence TTGAACGCTCCCCTGGAACACCATCGCTTCACCCTCGAACCCTTCGAAGCCCGGCGCTTCGCCAACCTCTGTGGACAATTCGACGAGCACCTGCGCCTGATCGAGCAGCGCCTGCAACTGGAGATCCGCAATCGCGGCAACCAGTTCGAGCTGGTCGGCGACGCGCAGCGCAGCCAGACCGCCGAGCGCCTGCTGCGCCGCTTGTACCGCGAAACCCACACCGGCACCGACCTCACCCCGGAGATCGTCCACCTGTTCCTGCAGGAGTCGGGACTGGAGGACATCGCCAGCCCCGGCCATGGGCCGCTGGTCACCCTGAAGACCCGCAAGGTCCACATCACCCCGCGCGGCACCAACCAGCAGCGCTACGTCAAGGCGATCCTCGACAACGACATCAACTTCGGCATCGGCCCGGCCGGCACCGGCAAGACCTACCTCGCGGTGGCCTGCGCGGTGGACGCCCTGGAGCGCGAGCAGGTGCGGCGCATCCTGCTGGTGCGCCCGGCGGTGGAGGCCGGCGAGAAGCTCGGCTTCCTCCCCGGCGACCTGGCGCAGAAGATCGACCCCTACCTGCGTCCGCTGTACGACGCCCTCTACGAGATGATGGGCTTCGAGCAGGTGGCCAAGCTGATCGAGAAGCAGGTGATCGAGATCGCCCCGCTGGCCTACATGCGCGGGCGCACCCTGAACAACAGCTTCATCATCCTCGACGAGAGCCAGAACACCACCCTGGAGCAGATGAAGATGTTCCTCACCCGGATCGGTTTCGGCTCCACCGCGGTGATCACCGGCGACGTCACCCAGGTCGACCTGCCGCGCGGCACCAAGTCGGGCCTGGCCCACGTGGTCGAGGTGCTGCGCGACGTACCGGGGATCAGCTTCACCCACTTCAAGGCCAAGGACGTGGTGCGCCACCCGCTGGTGCAACGCATCGTCGAAGCCTACGACCGTCACGAGCAGCGCCTGCAGGGCAAGGACGGCAAGACCGCCGCCAGCGTCGAGGACAGCCGCCATGCAGGTTGA
- the ybeY gene encoding rRNA maturation RNase YbeY, with protein MQVELDLQLATAAGDLPGEAQLRQWCELALRQRTAPSELTIRIVDEAEGRELNHTWRGKDYATNVLSFPAEIPDGLLDIPLLGDLVICAPVVAREAAEQGKRAEAHWAHLVIHGCLHLLGYDHIDDAEAEEMEALERQLLAELGHPDPYACDDQE; from the coding sequence ATGCAGGTTGAACTGGATCTGCAGCTGGCCACCGCGGCCGGCGACCTGCCCGGCGAGGCGCAGCTGCGCCAGTGGTGCGAACTGGCCCTGCGCCAGCGCACCGCGCCCTCGGAGCTGACCATCCGCATCGTCGACGAGGCCGAGGGCCGCGAGCTGAACCACACCTGGCGCGGCAAGGACTACGCCACCAACGTGCTGTCCTTCCCGGCGGAGATTCCCGACGGACTCCTCGACATCCCGCTGCTCGGCGATCTGGTGATCTGCGCCCCGGTGGTGGCCCGCGAGGCCGCCGAGCAGGGCAAGCGCGCCGAGGCGCACTGGGCCCACCTGGTCATCCACGGCTGCCTGCACCTGCTCGGCTACGATCACATCGACGATGCCGAAGCCGAGGAAATGGAAGCCCTGGAGCGCCAGCTGCTGGCCGAACTCGGCCATCCCGACCCCTATGCCTGTGACGACCAAGAGTAA
- a CDS encoding YdcF family protein — translation MPLRYLLKHLLLPPGGLLLLLLLAWWWRLRRPRLALGCALLGGGGLWLMSLPLTVEWTARALEREPPLAPAEWSRLAQRAEAIVLLGGGRERGDPAWEGDQPSLLGLQRARLAARLQRASGLPILASGGLHFGRPPSEAALFAELLATDFGVPLRWQEERSRTTWENAVLSAPLLREAGVRRIVLVTQAWHMPRARWCFERQGFEVIAAPAGFLGVPNGRPWGGWLPESKALWQNSLLFNEAAGQLLYPLLYR, via the coding sequence ATGCCGCTGCGCTACCTGCTCAAGCACCTGCTGCTGCCGCCGGGCGGCCTGTTGCTGCTGTTGCTGCTGGCCTGGTGGTGGCGCCTGCGCCGGCCGCGCCTGGCGCTGGGCTGTGCGCTGCTCGGTGGCGGCGGTCTGTGGCTGATGAGCCTGCCGCTGACGGTCGAGTGGACGGCCCGTGCCCTGGAGCGCGAGCCGCCGCTGGCGCCGGCCGAGTGGTCGCGGCTGGCGCAGCGCGCCGAGGCTATCGTGCTGCTCGGCGGCGGTCGCGAGCGCGGCGACCCGGCCTGGGAGGGCGATCAGCCGAGCCTGCTGGGCCTGCAGCGGGCGCGCCTGGCCGCGCGGCTGCAGCGCGCCAGCGGCTTGCCGATCCTGGCCAGCGGCGGCCTGCATTTCGGTCGGCCGCCGAGCGAGGCGGCGCTGTTCGCCGAGTTGCTGGCGACGGATTTCGGCGTGCCGCTACGCTGGCAGGAAGAGCGCAGCCGCACCACCTGGGAGAACGCCGTGCTCAGCGCGCCGCTGCTGCGCGAGGCGGGGGTGCGGCGCATCGTGCTGGTCACCCAGGCCTGGCACATGCCGCGGGCGCGCTGGTGTTTCGAGCGTCAGGGCTTCGAGGTGATCGCCGCGCCGGCCGGCTTCCTCGGCGTGCCCAACGGTCGGCCGTGGGGCGGCTGGCTGCCGGAGAGCAAGGCGCTGTGGCAGAACAGCCTGCTGTTCAACGAGGCCGCCGGGCAACTGCTCTACCCGTTGCTGTACCGCTGA
- a CDS encoding HlyC/CorC family transporter yields the protein MSDDRSSQVQKSWLERITQAFAHEPKSRQELLEVLREAHDNKLLDTEALNIVEGAIQVADLQVRDIMIPRSQIISVKAGQTPREFLPAIIEAAHSRYPVVGEHLDEVLGVLLAKDLLPLILEQHADSFDLRPLLRPATFVPESKRLNVLLREFRANRNHMAIVIDEYGGVAGLVTIEDVLEQIVGDIEDEHDVDEENFIKALPSGDFIVKALTPVEDFNEFFAADFSEDEFDTVGGVVMSAFGHLPKRNETTELGGFRFRVLNADSRRIHLLRLTPLRD from the coding sequence ATGAGCGACGACCGATCGAGCCAGGTGCAGAAGTCCTGGCTGGAACGCATCACCCAGGCTTTTGCCCATGAGCCGAAAAGCCGTCAGGAACTCCTCGAAGTCCTGCGCGAAGCCCATGACAACAAGCTGCTCGACACCGAGGCCCTGAACATCGTCGAAGGCGCCATCCAGGTCGCCGACCTGCAGGTGCGCGACATCATGATCCCGCGCTCGCAGATCATCAGCGTCAAGGCCGGGCAGACACCCCGCGAGTTTCTCCCGGCGATCATCGAGGCGGCCCACTCGCGCTACCCGGTGGTCGGCGAACACCTCGACGAGGTGCTAGGCGTCCTGCTCGCCAAGGACCTGCTGCCGCTGATCCTCGAACAGCACGCGGACAGCTTCGACCTGCGCCCGCTGCTGCGCCCGGCCACCTTCGTGCCCGAGTCCAAGCGCCTCAACGTGCTGCTGCGCGAGTTCCGCGCCAATCGCAACCACATGGCCATCGTCATCGACGAGTACGGCGGCGTCGCCGGTCTGGTGACCATCGAGGACGTGCTGGAGCAGATCGTCGGCGACATCGAGGACGAGCACGATGTCGACGAGGAGAATTTCATCAAGGCGCTGCCCAGCGGCGACTTCATCGTCAAGGCGCTGACCCCGGTGGAGGACTTCAACGAGTTCTTCGCCGCGGACTTCTCCGAAGACGAGTTCGACACCGTCGGCGGCGTGGTGATGAGCGCCTTCGGCCACCTGCCCAAGCGCAACGAAACCACCGAACTGGGCGGCTTCCGCTTCCGCGTGCTCAACGCCGACAGCCGGCGCATCCACCTGCTGCGCCTGACGCCGCTGCGCGACTGA
- the lnt gene encoding apolipoprotein N-acyltransferase has translation MRWISRPGWPGHLLAMAAGALTPLSLAPFGLWPLGLLSIALFYLGLRQVDARAALWRGWSYGFGAFAAGTGWVYVSIHDYGAAPVPLAALLTLLFVAGLGLFFALQAWAWSRWLRRERAPLADALTFAALWVAQEALRGWLFTGFPWLYAGYAQLDGPLDGLAPLGGVWLLSFAMALGAVLLATLTQWLLHWRSLLGATLLLAGCWGGGLWLKEHPWTAPAGAPLKVAAIQGNVEQNLKWDPEQLNAQLALYRDLTLNAPAADLYVWPETAVPVLKEYAEGYLASLAGLLDARGAALITGLPLRQADAEGRPRYYNALYALGAGEGTYLKQKLVPFGEYVPLQDLLRGLIAFFDLPMSDFARGPQDQPLLQAQGYRIAPYICYEVVYPEFAADLAAQSALLLTVSNDAWFGTSIGPLQHLQMAQMRALEAGRWMVRATNNGVTVLIDPFGRIQAELPQFQRGVLHGEVVPMQGLTPYLQWRHWPLTGLCAVLLGWTLLSGRRERRLFAAMG, from the coding sequence ATGCGCTGGATCTCCCGTCCCGGCTGGCCGGGCCACCTGCTGGCCATGGCGGCCGGCGCCCTGACGCCGCTGTCCCTGGCGCCCTTCGGCCTCTGGCCGCTCGGCCTGCTGTCGATCGCCCTGTTCTACCTCGGCCTGCGCCAGGTGGATGCCCGCGCCGCGCTATGGCGCGGCTGGAGCTACGGCTTCGGTGCCTTCGCCGCCGGCACCGGCTGGGTCTACGTCAGCATCCACGACTACGGCGCCGCCCCCGTGCCGCTGGCCGCCCTGCTGACCCTGCTGTTCGTCGCCGGCCTCGGCCTGTTCTTCGCCCTGCAGGCCTGGGCTTGGAGCCGCTGGCTGCGACGCGAACGGGCGCCGCTGGCCGATGCGCTGACCTTCGCCGCCCTGTGGGTCGCCCAGGAAGCCCTGCGCGGCTGGCTGTTCACTGGCTTCCCCTGGCTGTATGCCGGCTACGCCCAGCTGGACGGCCCGCTGGACGGCCTCGCCCCGCTCGGCGGGGTCTGGCTGCTGTCCTTCGCCATGGCGCTCGGCGCCGTGCTGCTGGCCACCCTGACCCAGTGGCTGCTGCACTGGCGCAGCCTGCTGGGCGCGACACTGCTGCTGGCCGGCTGCTGGGGCGGCGGCCTGTGGCTCAAGGAGCATCCCTGGACCGCGCCGGCCGGCGCGCCGCTCAAGGTCGCCGCCATCCAGGGCAACGTCGAGCAGAACCTCAAGTGGGATCCCGAGCAGCTCAACGCCCAGCTCGCCCTGTACCGCGACCTGACCCTCAACGCTCCGGCCGCCGACCTCTACGTCTGGCCGGAAACCGCCGTACCGGTGCTCAAGGAGTACGCCGAGGGCTACCTGGCCAGCCTCGCCGGGCTGCTCGATGCACGAGGCGCGGCGCTGATCACCGGCCTGCCGCTGCGCCAGGCCGACGCCGAGGGCCGCCCGCGCTACTACAACGCCCTGTACGCCCTCGGCGCGGGCGAGGGCACCTACCTGAAGCAGAAGCTGGTGCCGTTCGGCGAGTACGTGCCGCTGCAGGACCTGCTGCGCGGGCTGATCGCCTTCTTCGACCTGCCGATGTCCGACTTCGCCCGCGGCCCGCAGGACCAGCCCCTGCTGCAGGCCCAGGGCTACCGCATCGCCCCGTACATCTGCTACGAGGTGGTCTACCCCGAGTTCGCCGCCGACCTCGCCGCGCAGAGCGCGCTGCTGCTGACGGTGAGCAACGACGCCTGGTTCGGCACCTCGATCGGCCCGCTGCAGCACCTGCAGATGGCGCAGATGCGCGCCCTGGAGGCCGGCCGCTGGATGGTCCGCGCCACCAACAACGGCGTCACCGTGCTGATCGACCCCTTCGGCCGCATCCAGGCCGAGCTGCCGCAGTTCCAGCGCGGCGTGCTGCACGGCGAGGTGGTGCCGATGCAGGGGCTGACGCCCTACCTGCAGTGGCGCCACTGGCCGCTGACCGGGCTGTGCGCCGTGCTGCTCGGCTGGACCCTGCTGAGCGGCCGCCGCGAGCGCCGGCTGTTCGCCGCCATGGGCTGA
- the leuS gene encoding leucine--tRNA ligase, whose protein sequence is MHEQYQPREIEAAAQSHWEAHQSFEVSEQPGKDTFYCLSMFPYPSGKLHMGHVRNYTIGDVIARYQRMQGKNVLQPMGWDAFGMPAENAAMQNQVAPAAWTYANIDYMKTQLKSLGLAVDWSREVTTCKPDYYRWEQWLFTRLFEKGVIYRKNGTVNWDPVDQTVLANEQVIDGRGWRSGALIEKREIPMYYFKITAYADELLSSLDTLEGWPEQVKTMQRNWIGKSRGMEVSFPFDAASIGSEGALKVFTTRPDTLMGATYVAVAAEHPLATLAAQGNAELQAFIDECKRGGVAEADIATQEKKGLATGLFVLHPLSGEKLPVWVANYVLMNYGEGAVMAVPAHDERDFEFASKYALPVKTVIRTSAGDATPAPWQDAYAEHGELINSAEFDGLDFAGAFDAIEMALQKKGLGQARTQFRLRDWGISRQRYWGCPIPIIHCDACGDVPVPEDQLPVVLPEDVVPDGAGSPLARMPEFYQCSCPKCGAPAKRETDTMDTFVESSWYYARYASPKFEGGMVDKAAANHWLPVDQYIGGIEHAILHLLYARFFHKLMRDEGLVDSDEPFTNLLTQGMVIAETYYRLQDNGAKLWFNPADVEVEMDAKGKPLSARLKSDGLPVEIGGIEKMSKSKNNGVDPQTMIEQYGADTCRLFMMFASPPDMSLEWSDSGVEGASRFLRRVWRLAHGHVAAGLPGALDLASLNDAQKGVRRAIHLAIKQASQDIGQHHKFNTAIAQVMTLMNVLEKAPSDSAQDRALLQEGLEAVALLLAPITPHISHALWQQLGHAKPIIDARWPQVDESALVQDSLTLVVQVNGKLRGQIEVPAAASREEVEAAARANENVLRFTEGTTIRKVIVVPGKLVNIVAN, encoded by the coding sequence ATGCACGAACAGTATCAGCCCCGCGAGATCGAAGCCGCCGCGCAGTCCCACTGGGAGGCGCACCAGTCCTTTGAAGTGAGCGAACAGCCCGGCAAGGACACTTTCTACTGCCTGTCGATGTTCCCCTACCCGAGCGGCAAGCTACACATGGGGCACGTGCGCAACTACACCATCGGCGACGTGATCGCGCGCTACCAGCGCATGCAGGGCAAGAACGTACTGCAGCCGATGGGCTGGGACGCCTTCGGCATGCCGGCGGAGAACGCCGCGATGCAGAACCAGGTCGCCCCGGCCGCCTGGACCTACGCCAACATCGACTACATGAAGACCCAGCTGAAGAGCCTGGGCCTGGCCGTCGACTGGTCGCGCGAAGTCACCACCTGCAAGCCGGACTACTACCGCTGGGAACAGTGGCTGTTCACCCGCCTGTTCGAGAAGGGCGTGATCTACCGCAAGAACGGCACCGTCAACTGGGACCCGGTCGACCAGACCGTGCTGGCCAACGAGCAGGTCATCGACGGCCGCGGCTGGCGTTCCGGCGCGCTGATCGAGAAGCGCGAAATCCCGATGTACTATTTCAAGATCACCGCCTATGCCGACGAGCTGCTCAGCTCGCTGGATACGCTGGAGGGCTGGCCCGAGCAGGTCAAGACCATGCAGCGCAACTGGATCGGCAAGTCGCGCGGCATGGAAGTGAGCTTCCCCTTTGATGCCGCCAGCATCGGCAGCGAGGGCGCGCTCAAGGTGTTCACCACCCGCCCCGACACCCTGATGGGCGCCACCTACGTGGCGGTGGCCGCCGAGCACCCGCTGGCCACCCTCGCCGCCCAGGGCAATGCCGAGCTGCAGGCCTTCATCGACGAGTGCAAGCGCGGCGGCGTCGCCGAGGCGGACATCGCCACCCAGGAGAAGAAGGGCCTGGCCACCGGCCTGTTCGTCCTGCACCCGCTGAGCGGCGAGAAGCTGCCGGTATGGGTCGCCAACTACGTACTGATGAACTACGGCGAAGGCGCGGTGATGGCCGTACCGGCCCACGACGAGCGCGACTTCGAGTTCGCCAGCAAGTACGCCCTGCCGGTGAAGACGGTGATCCGCACCAGCGCCGGCGATGCCACCCCAGCGCCCTGGCAGGACGCCTACGCCGAGCACGGCGAGCTGATCAACTCCGCCGAGTTCGACGGCCTGGACTTCGCCGGCGCCTTCGACGCCATCGAGATGGCCCTGCAGAAGAAGGGCCTCGGTCAGGCGCGCACCCAGTTCCGCCTGCGCGACTGGGGTATCAGCCGCCAGCGCTACTGGGGCTGCCCGATCCCGATCATCCACTGCGACGCCTGCGGCGACGTGCCGGTGCCGGAAGACCAGCTGCCGGTGGTGCTGCCCGAGGACGTGGTGCCGGACGGCGCCGGCAGCCCGCTGGCGCGCATGCCCGAGTTCTACCAGTGCAGCTGCCCGAAATGCGGCGCACCGGCCAAGCGCGAAACCGACACTATGGACACCTTCGTCGAGTCGTCCTGGTACTACGCGCGCTACGCCTCGCCCAAGTTCGAGGGCGGCATGGTCGACAAGGCCGCGGCCAACCACTGGCTGCCGGTCGACCAGTACATCGGCGGCATCGAGCATGCCATCCTGCACCTGCTCTACGCGCGCTTCTTCCACAAGCTGATGCGCGACGAAGGCCTGGTCGACAGCGACGAGCCGTTCACCAACCTGCTGACCCAGGGCATGGTGATCGCCGAGACCTACTACCGCCTGCAGGACAACGGCGCCAAGCTGTGGTTCAACCCGGCCGACGTCGAGGTCGAGATGGACGCCAAGGGCAAGCCGCTGTCCGCCCGGCTGAAAAGCGACGGCCTGCCGGTGGAGATCGGCGGCATCGAGAAGATGTCCAAGTCGAAGAACAACGGCGTCGACCCGCAGACCATGATCGAACAGTACGGCGCCGACACCTGCCGCCTGTTCATGATGTTCGCCTCGCCGCCGGACATGAGCCTGGAGTGGTCCGACTCCGGCGTCGAGGGCGCCAGCCGCTTCCTGCGCCGGGTCTGGCGCCTGGCCCACGGCCACGTCGCCGCCGGCCTGCCGGGCGCGCTGGACCTCGCCAGCCTGAACGACGCGCAGAAAGGCGTGCGCCGCGCCATCCACCTGGCCATCAAGCAGGCCAGCCAGGATATCGGCCAGCACCACAAGTTCAACACCGCCATCGCCCAGGTGATGACCCTGATGAACGTGCTGGAAAAGGCCCCGAGCGACAGCGCCCAGGATCGCGCCCTGCTGCAGGAAGGCCTGGAAGCCGTGGCCCTGCTGCTGGCGCCGATCACCCCGCACATCAGCCACGCGCTGTGGCAGCAGCTCGGCCACGCCAAGCCGATCATCGACGCGCGCTGGCCGCAGGTCGACGAAAGCGCCCTGGTGCAGGACAGCCTGACCCTGGTGGTGCAGGTCAACGGCAAGCTGCGCGGACAGATCGAAGTGCCGGCCGCCGCGTCCCGCGAGGAAGTCGAAGCCGCCGCCCGCGCCAACGAGAACGTGCTGCGCTTCACCGAAGGCACCACCATCCGCAAGGTGATCGTGGTCCCCGGCAAGCTGGTCAACATCGTCGCCAACTGA
- the arfA gene encoding alternative ribosome rescue factor ArfA, protein MAKQRKRPNQAKSLIAQPLFRSRQEKPAKGKGSYRREAFRSDDREAFCFLAA, encoded by the coding sequence ATGGCCAAGCAACGCAAGCGGCCCAACCAGGCCAAATCCCTGATCGCCCAGCCGCTGTTCCGCAGCCGACAGGAAAAACCCGCCAAAGGCAAAGGCAGCTACCGCCGCGAAGCCTTCCGGTCCGACGACCGGGAGGCTTTTTGCTTTCTGGCCGCCTGA
- a CDS encoding LPS-assembly lipoprotein LptE, translating into MKPSLSGLLLVMLTTLLAACGFQLRGTGVDDFALRELDLRARNAYGETVKDVRQALTGSGVRVHTGAPYTLVLTRESEQQRTASYTSSARSAEYQLTSTLDYEIRSGNLSLLSDRVEVQKVYVYDANNLIASDQEGQQLRRELRREQIQQLLMRLQMLDPVRLEQLREQAQARAEAEARAAEAAAAERRAVQPQP; encoded by the coding sequence ATGAAACCTAGCCTGTCCGGCCTGCTGCTGGTGATGCTCACCACCCTGCTCGCTGCCTGCGGCTTCCAGCTGCGCGGCACCGGAGTCGACGACTTCGCCCTGCGGGAACTCGACCTGCGCGCCCGCAACGCCTACGGCGAAACCGTCAAGGACGTGCGCCAGGCGCTGACCGGCAGCGGCGTGCGCGTCCACACCGGCGCGCCCTACACCCTGGTGCTGACCCGCGAGAGCGAGCAGCAGCGCACCGCCAGCTACACCAGCTCGGCACGCAGCGCCGAATACCAGCTGACCAGCACCCTCGACTACGAGATCCGCAGCGGCAACCTGTCCCTGCTCAGCGATCGCGTGGAAGTGCAGAAGGTCTATGTCTACGACGCCAACAACCTGATCGCCTCCGACCAGGAAGGCCAACAACTGCGCCGCGAACTGCGCCGCGAGCAGATCCAGCAACTGCTGATGCGTCTGCAGATGCTCGACCCGGTTCGCCTGGAGCAACTGCGCGAGCAGGCCCAGGCCCGCGCCGAAGCCGAGGCCCGCGCCGCCGAAGCCGCCGCTGCCGAACGCCGCGCCGTGCAGCCGCAACCGTAA
- the miaB gene encoding tRNA (N6-isopentenyl adenosine(37)-C2)-methylthiotransferase MiaB, giving the protein MAKKLFIETHGCQMNEYDSSRMADLLGEHQALELTERPEEADVILLNTCSIREKAQEKVFSKLGGWRELKRQKPELVIGVGGCVASQEGAAIRERAPYVDVVFGPQTLHRLPEMIDAARSTRKPQVDISFPEIEKFDRLPEPRVDGPSAFVSVMEGCSKYCTFCVVPYTRGEEVSRPLADVLGEIVHLTENGVREITLLGQNVNGYRGDAGDGRSADFAELLHAVAAIDGVERLRYTTSHPLEFSDAIIQAHAEIPQLVKFIHLPVQSGSDRVLAAMKRNHTALEYKSRIRKLKAAVPDICISSDFIVGFPGETDKDFEQTMKLVEEVGFDFSFSFVYSARPGTPAADLLDDTPEEVKKQRLAILQTRLSQQGFENSRRMVGSIQRILVSDYSKKDPGMLQGRTENNRVVNFRASNPRLIGQFVDVRIDEALPHSLRGTLLD; this is encoded by the coding sequence ATGGCCAAGAAGCTTTTCATCGAGACCCACGGCTGCCAGATGAACGAGTACGACAGCTCGCGCATGGCCGATCTGCTGGGCGAACATCAAGCCCTGGAGCTGACCGAGCGCCCGGAAGAAGCCGACGTCATCCTGCTCAACACCTGCTCGATCCGCGAGAAGGCCCAGGAAAAGGTGTTCTCCAAGCTCGGCGGCTGGCGCGAACTCAAGCGCCAGAAACCGGAGCTGGTGATCGGTGTCGGCGGCTGCGTGGCCAGCCAGGAAGGTGCGGCGATCCGCGAGCGCGCGCCCTACGTCGACGTGGTGTTCGGCCCGCAGACCCTGCACCGCCTGCCGGAAATGATCGACGCCGCGCGCAGCACGCGAAAGCCGCAGGTGGACATCTCCTTCCCGGAAATCGAGAAATTCGACCGCCTGCCCGAGCCGCGCGTCGACGGCCCCAGCGCCTTCGTCTCGGTGATGGAAGGCTGCAGCAAGTACTGCACCTTCTGCGTGGTGCCCTACACCCGCGGCGAGGAAGTCAGCCGCCCGCTGGCCGACGTGCTCGGCGAAATCGTCCACCTGACCGAGAACGGCGTACGCGAGATCACCCTGCTCGGCCAGAACGTCAACGGCTACCGCGGCGATGCCGGCGACGGGCGCAGCGCCGACTTCGCCGAACTGCTCCACGCGGTGGCGGCCATCGATGGCGTCGAGCGCCTGCGCTACACCACCAGCCACCCACTGGAATTCTCCGACGCGATCATCCAGGCCCACGCCGAAATCCCCCAGCTGGTGAAGTTCATCCACCTGCCGGTGCAGTCCGGCTCCGATCGCGTGCTGGCGGCGATGAAGCGCAACCACACCGCGCTGGAATACAAGTCGCGCATCCGTAAGCTCAAGGCCGCGGTGCCGGACATCTGCATCAGCTCGGACTTCATCGTCGGTTTCCCCGGCGAGACCGACAAGGACTTCGAGCAGACCATGAAACTGGTCGAGGAAGTCGGCTTCGACTTCTCCTTCTCCTTCGTCTACAGCGCGCGCCCCGGCACCCCGGCGGCCGACCTGCTCGACGACACCCCCGAGGAGGTGAAGAAGCAGCGCCTGGCGATCCTGCAGACCCGCCTCAGCCAGCAGGGCTTCGAGAACAGCCGGCGCATGGTCGGCAGCATCCAGCGCATCCTGGTCAGCGACTACTCGAAGAAGGACCCGGGCATGCTCCAGGGCCGCACCGAGAACAACCGGGTGGTCAACTTCCGCGCCAGCAACCCGCGCCTGATCGGCCAGTTCGTCGACGTACGCATCGACGAGGCCCTGCCGCACTCGCTGCGCGGCACCCTGCTCGACTGA
- the holA gene encoding DNA polymerase III subunit delta has protein sequence MKLAPAQLAKHLQGPLAPVYAVSGDDPLLCQEACDAIRAACRAREFSERQVFHVDAGFDWNLLREAGASLSLFAERRLLELRMPAGKPSEPGVAALLDYLTRPPEDTVLLLSLPRLDGKTQKARWAKALIDGEACQFVQVWPVDAAQLPQWLRQRLAQAGLAATPEAIDLLVARTEGNLLAAVQEIEKLRLLVEGNQLDAATVQASVADSARFDLFGLLDAALAGEAAHALRMLEGLRGEGVEAPVVLWGLARELRLLATLAWQQGQGIPLERAIGQARPPIFGKRQALVGRAVQRLPASRWSALLGEAQRIDEQIKGQAAGNVWNALAALTLQIAGSRLPLPPG, from the coding sequence ATGAAACTCGCCCCCGCCCAACTGGCCAAGCACCTGCAGGGCCCGCTCGCCCCGGTCTATGCGGTGAGCGGCGACGACCCGCTGCTGTGCCAGGAAGCCTGCGACGCGATCCGCGCCGCCTGCCGCGCCCGCGAGTTCAGCGAGCGCCAGGTGTTCCACGTCGACGCCGGCTTCGACTGGAACCTGCTGCGCGAGGCCGGCGCCAGCCTGTCGCTGTTCGCCGAGCGGCGCCTGCTGGAGCTGCGCATGCCGGCCGGCAAGCCGAGCGAGCCCGGCGTCGCCGCCCTGCTCGACTACCTCACCCGTCCGCCCGAGGACACCGTGCTGCTGCTCAGCCTGCCGCGCCTCGACGGCAAGACCCAGAAGGCCAGGTGGGCCAAGGCGCTGATCGACGGCGAGGCCTGCCAGTTCGTGCAGGTCTGGCCGGTCGACGCCGCCCAGCTGCCGCAGTGGCTGCGCCAGCGCCTCGCCCAGGCGGGACTCGCCGCCACGCCGGAAGCCATCGACCTGCTGGTGGCGCGCACCGAGGGCAACCTGCTGGCTGCCGTGCAGGAGATCGAGAAGCTCAGGCTGCTGGTCGAGGGCAACCAGCTGGATGCCGCCACCGTGCAGGCCAGCGTCGCCGACAGTGCGCGCTTCGACCTGTTCGGCCTGCTCGACGCCGCCCTGGCCGGCGAAGCGGCGCACGCCCTGCGCATGCTCGAAGGGCTGCGCGGCGAAGGCGTCGAAGCCCCGGTGGTGCTCTGGGGGCTGGCCCGCGAACTGCGCCTGCTCGCCACCCTGGCCTGGCAGCAGGGTCAGGGCATACCGCTGGAACGCGCCATCGGCCAGGCCCGGCCACCGATCTTCGGCAAGCGCCAGGCGCTGGTCGGCCGCGCCGTGCAGCGCCTGCCGGCCAGCCGCTGGAGCGCCCTGCTCGGCGAGGCCCAGCGCATCGACGAGCAGATCAAGGGCCAGGCCGCCGGCAACGTGTGGAACGCCCTGGCCGCGCTGACCCTGCAGATCGCCGGCAGCCGCCTGCCGCTGCCGCCCGGCTGA